A section of the Arabiibacter massiliensis genome encodes:
- the prfA gene encoding peptide chain release factor 1 — translation MQETDMREKLEKIIQAYEDLQGRMGDPAVLADQKEYNRLAKEYASQGPLAKRAREYVQAADDLAEAKEMLADPDMREFAQEEIAGIEAKLPALEEDIKFMLIPADPADEKDIIVEIRAAAGGDEAAIFAGDLYKMYERFAASQGWKTETMDVSASEAGGFKEIQFKVKGDKVYSVMKFESGVHRVQRVPKTESQGRIHTSTATVAVLPEVDEVEVDINENDLRIDVYRAGGPGGQCVNTTDSAVRITHLPSGLVVQSQDQKSQLQNKIAAMAVLRARLYEKMLAEQQAAEGAKRLAQIGSGDRSEKIRTYNGPQDRVTDHRIGFNGTYNGVLLGDGLGDVITALQAADRAQKLEEAV, via the coding sequence ATGCAAGAGACCGATATGCGAGAGAAGCTCGAGAAGATCATCCAGGCCTACGAGGACCTGCAGGGGCGCATGGGCGACCCGGCCGTGCTCGCCGACCAGAAGGAGTACAACCGCCTGGCCAAGGAGTACGCGAGCCAGGGGCCGCTCGCGAAGAGGGCGCGCGAGTACGTGCAGGCCGCAGACGACTTGGCCGAGGCCAAGGAGATGCTCGCCGACCCCGACATGCGCGAGTTCGCGCAGGAGGAGATCGCCGGGATCGAGGCGAAGCTGCCCGCGCTCGAGGAGGACATCAAGTTCATGCTCATCCCGGCCGACCCGGCCGACGAGAAGGACATCATCGTGGAGATCCGCGCGGCCGCCGGCGGCGACGAGGCGGCCATCTTCGCGGGCGACCTCTACAAGATGTACGAGCGCTTCGCCGCGTCGCAGGGCTGGAAGACCGAGACGATGGACGTGTCGGCCTCCGAGGCCGGCGGCTTCAAGGAGATCCAGTTCAAGGTCAAGGGCGACAAGGTGTACTCGGTCATGAAGTTCGAGAGCGGCGTGCACCGCGTGCAGCGCGTCCCCAAGACCGAGAGCCAGGGGCGCATCCACACGTCCACGGCCACCGTGGCGGTGCTGCCCGAGGTGGACGAGGTGGAGGTCGACATCAACGAGAACGACCTGCGCATCGACGTGTACCGCGCCGGCGGCCCGGGCGGCCAGTGCGTGAACACCACCGACTCGGCCGTGCGCATCACGCACCTGCCGAGCGGGCTGGTGGTGCAGTCGCAGGACCAGAAGTCGCAGCTGCAGAACAAGATCGCGGCCATGGCCGTGCTGCGCGCGCGCCTCTACGAGAAGATGCTCGCCGAGCAGCAGGCAGCCGAGGGCGCCAAACGCCTGGCGCAGATCGGCTCGGGCGACCGCTCGGAGAAGATCCGCACGTACAACGGCCCGCAGGATCGCGTGACCGACCACCGCATCGGCTTCAACGGCACCTACAACGGCGTGCTGCTGGGCGACGGTTTGGGCGACGTCATCACCGCCCTCCAGGCCGCCGACCGCGCCCAGAAGCTGGAAGAAGCGGTGTAG
- the prmC gene encoding peptide chain release factor N(5)-glutamine methyltransferase yields MENDIWTIKAALDWTVGYLERKGDENPRLSAQWLLSEACGLSRIEVYANFERPLSMEERDVLRGYVTRRGRGEPLQYITGEVGFRHITVKVRPGVLIPRPETEVLVSEALALLPPTPRPRAKDDEDEEGDGAPEEPESAPEPLLVADLCTGSGCIACSIAYEHPLARVFATDIAPEAVALACENAEALGLADRVEVVACDLGEGVPAEAVGALDLVVSNPPYVPTAVLADIPREVADFEPALALDGGEDGLDVLRRLLPWCARALKPGGAFAFELHETCLDSSASLARAAGFSDVRIARDLAGRPRVLTGRRPSA; encoded by the coding sequence ATGGAGAACGACATCTGGACCATCAAGGCGGCGCTCGACTGGACGGTCGGGTATCTCGAGCGCAAGGGGGACGAGAACCCGCGGCTGTCCGCGCAGTGGCTGCTGTCCGAGGCGTGCGGTCTGTCGCGCATCGAGGTGTACGCCAACTTCGAGCGCCCGCTGTCCATGGAGGAGCGCGACGTGCTGCGCGGCTACGTCACGCGCCGCGGCCGGGGCGAGCCTTTGCAGTACATCACGGGCGAAGTGGGCTTCCGCCACATCACAGTGAAGGTGCGCCCCGGCGTGCTCATTCCGCGCCCGGAGACCGAGGTGCTGGTGAGCGAGGCCCTGGCCCTGCTGCCCCCCACGCCGCGACCGCGCGCGAAGGATGATGAGGATGAAGAAGGGGATGGGGCGCCCGAAGAGCCCGAGTCCGCGCCTGAGCCGCTCCTCGTGGCCGACCTCTGCACGGGATCGGGCTGCATCGCCTGCTCCATCGCCTACGAGCACCCGCTCGCGCGCGTTTTCGCCACCGATATCGCGCCCGAGGCCGTTGCGTTGGCCTGCGAGAATGCGGAAGCGCTCGGGCTGGCCGACCGCGTGGAGGTTGTGGCGTGCGACCTGGGCGAGGGCGTCCCCGCCGAGGCCGTGGGTGCGCTCGACCTCGTGGTGTCGAACCCGCCCTACGTGCCCACGGCCGTGCTGGCCGACATCCCGCGCGAGGTGGCCGACTTCGAGCCCGCGCTCGCCCTCGACGGCGGGGAAGACGGCCTCGACGTGCTGCGCCGTCTGCTGCCCTGGTGCGCGCGCGCCCTCAAGCCGGGCGGCGCCTTCGCCTTCGAGCTGCATGAGACCTGCCTCGACTCCTCTGCCTCCCTCGCGCGCGCGGCCGGCTTCTCCGACGTCCGCATCGCCCGCGACCTCGCCGGCCGCCCCCGCGTCCTGACGGGCCGCCGCCCTTCGGCATAG
- a CDS encoding purine-nucleoside phosphorylase, with translation MLERNILDDNLTLSAYVVKQRLDGREPKIGLVLGSGLNPLADEIADAVSIPYVEVPRMKTSTAEGHVGRFVCGTLGGKCVLAMQGRLHAYEGNNAQEVAYPIWLMERLGVRTLITTNAAGALNPNYQVGDFCLMSDQINFTGRNPIAAPDPANLSDRFFSMKDAFDPELRAIAHDVAAERGVRVQEGVYLGALGPSFETPAEIRMFRSWGADTVAMSVCEEVIAARHVGMRVLGISLVSNMGCGIEGASPTGLEVLDVAKTREADFARLVTGIIEEL, from the coding sequence ATGCTGGAACGCAACATCCTCGACGACAACCTGACGCTGTCGGCCTATGTGGTCAAGCAGCGCCTCGACGGGCGCGAGCCGAAGATCGGCCTCGTGCTGGGCTCGGGCTTGAACCCGCTCGCCGACGAGATCGCCGACGCCGTGAGCATCCCCTACGTGGAGGTGCCGCGCATGAAGACGTCCACGGCCGAGGGGCACGTGGGGCGTTTCGTCTGCGGCACGCTCGGCGGGAAATGCGTGCTGGCCATGCAGGGCCGCCTGCACGCCTACGAGGGCAACAACGCGCAGGAGGTAGCGTACCCGATATGGCTCATGGAGCGCCTCGGCGTGCGCACGCTCATCACCACGAACGCCGCCGGCGCGCTCAATCCGAACTACCAGGTGGGCGACTTCTGCCTGATGAGCGACCAGATCAACTTCACAGGGCGCAACCCCATCGCCGCGCCCGACCCGGCCAACCTCTCGGACCGCTTCTTCAGCATGAAAGACGCGTTCGATCCCGAGCTGCGCGCCATCGCCCACGACGTGGCCGCCGAGCGGGGCGTCCGCGTGCAGGAGGGCGTGTACCTGGGCGCGCTCGGCCCGAGCTTCGAGACGCCGGCCGAGATCCGCATGTTCCGCTCGTGGGGCGCCGACACGGTGGCCATGAGCGTGTGCGAGGAGGTCATCGCCGCGCGGCACGTCGGGATGCGGGTGCTCGGCATCTCGCTCGTGTCGAACATGGGCTGCGGCATCGAGGGCGCGAGCCCGACCGGCCTCGAGGTGCTCGACGTGGCGAAGACGCGCGAAGCGGACTTCGCGCGCCTGGTCACGGGCATCATCGAGGAGCTGTAG